A stretch of Acidobacteriota bacterium DNA encodes these proteins:
- a CDS encoding DUF3891 family protein, with product MNRRLMIIAIEHRDFLVFTQTDHARFAGELLSLWRDGDLADHPRRSDLLFAAREHDNGWREADAAPSCEAESGKPYDFISLPDGERRDTWRRGTARFADKRPYAALLITLHGLNVTAHRAAAAEEDRDEWTELVTELTERRNELLESAGCDLATAEADYRLIDLTDLISLTVCNHWADPFERHGLKGRFDPEIHALYLAPFPLAGSTTFDIPVRRIPRRQYEGDADLGGEIAAARWEELRVRVAPWAGVEMLEGAATEP from the coding sequence GTGAATCGCCGTCTCATGATCATCGCCATCGAGCATCGCGACTTCCTCGTCTTCACGCAAACCGATCACGCCCGGTTCGCCGGTGAGTTGCTCTCCCTGTGGCGGGACGGCGATCTGGCGGACCACCCACGGCGCTCGGACCTGCTGTTCGCTGCCCGTGAACACGACAACGGCTGGCGCGAAGCGGACGCCGCTCCGAGCTGCGAGGCGGAGAGCGGCAAGCCCTACGACTTTATTTCCCTGCCGGACGGCGAACGGCGCGACACCTGGCGCCGGGGCACCGCGCGTTTCGCCGACAAGCGGCCCTACGCCGCCCTTCTCATCACCCTACACGGCCTCAACGTCACCGCCCATCGGGCGGCGGCCGCCGAAGAAGATCGAGACGAATGGACGGAACTGGTCACCGAGCTCACCGAGCGGCGGAATGAACTCCTCGAATCGGCCGGCTGCGATCTCGCGACGGCCGAGGCGGACTATCGCCTGATCGACCTGACGGATCTGATCTCGCTGACGGTCTGCAACCACTGGGCCGATCCCTTCGAGCGGCACGGCCTCAAGGGCCGGTTCGATCCGGAGATCCACGCCCTATACCTGGCCCCCTTTCCCCTCGCCGGCAGCACCACCTTCGACATTCCGGTGCGGCGCATTCCGCGGCGGCAGTACGAGGGCGATGCGGATCTCGGCGGCGAGATCGCGGCGGCCCGCTGGGAGGAGCTCAGAGTGCGGGTGGCTCCCTGGGCCGGCGTCGAGATGCTCGAAGGAGCGGCGACTGAGCCGTGA
- a CDS encoding methylated-DNA--[protein]-cysteine S-methyltransferase produces the protein MDLRQGVVTRVLIAPSRKEAKDFVSFSDLPDTEYFEELFGVLSEYFAGARFRLGLRWDFGPSELTGFARRVLRETSKIPFGRTRTYRDIAKGAGKPDAYRLVLATLIENPIPIVVPCHRVVTNKSGIGSYIGGKDRKKWLLEMEKEALKQREKANA, from the coding sequence ATGGACTTGCGTCAGGGAGTGGTGACCCGGGTACTGATTGCTCCTTCCAGAAAGGAAGCGAAGGACTTTGTGTCCTTCTCCGACCTTCCGGACACCGAATATTTCGAAGAGCTGTTCGGCGTGCTGTCCGAATATTTCGCCGGCGCGCGCTTTCGCCTGGGCCTCAGGTGGGACTTCGGGCCGTCGGAACTCACCGGTTTCGCCCGCCGCGTCCTGCGCGAGACCTCCAAGATTCCCTTCGGCCGCACCCGCACCTATCGCGACATCGCCAAGGGCGCCGGCAAACCGGATGCCTACCGGCTGGTCCTCGCCACTCTGATCGAGAATCCCATCCCGATCGTCGTGCCCTGCCACCGGGTGGTGACCAACAAATCGGGCATCGGCAGCTACATCGGCGGCAAGGACCGCAAGAAGTGGCTCCTCGAGATGGAAAAAGAAGCCCTCAAGCAGCGCGAGAAGGCCAACGCCTGA
- a CDS encoding PEGA domain-containing protein has translation MSGQMQHPQKRLPGWAFGLLAGGFGLLLTLASALPADAQAGRTRPGGSSGGGSVSGSSGGSSGGSSASSGPISVPRARSTRPSGGSRGPNIDRRRPSNRRPHYYRGHDHYYYGGYYYPRYYWSPYRHGWWFGYSSWYPWRYSHLPAAVSVYPGPVGDQMGALDTDVAPGRTQVFVNGQQIGTVDDFDGFPRYLWLEKGTYDVVFYLDGYKTLARQYTIYPGVVIDVEDRLERGESVRPEDLPSKSTAVRDARLREAGEKQAAEADWRRRVRAERRARGDRPAGERPAYEAPEGRGERLRPEGSVDARAEPATIRMEIEPADAAVYLNGEFVGSGKDIGDSLIVDAGRHRLTIVRPGYADRVVEVEVGAGDETEVDVVLLKEE, from the coding sequence ATGAGCGGCCAGATGCAACACCCCCAGAAAAGGCTTCCTGGATGGGCCTTCGGCCTGCTGGCCGGTGGCTTCGGCCTCCTACTCACCCTCGCCTCGGCGCTGCCCGCCGACGCCCAGGCCGGTCGCACGCGACCCGGCGGGTCGTCCGGCGGTGGCTCGGTCTCCGGCAGTTCCGGGGGCAGCTCCGGTGGATCGTCGGCCTCGTCCGGGCCGATTTCGGTTCCCCGAGCGCGCAGTACCCGCCCCTCCGGCGGCAGCCGCGGCCCGAACATCGACCGGCGCCGGCCGAGCAATCGCCGACCCCATTACTACCGTGGTCACGATCACTACTACTACGGCGGCTATTACTACCCGCGCTACTACTGGAGCCCCTACCGCCACGGTTGGTGGTTCGGCTATTCGAGCTGGTATCCATGGCGCTACTCGCACCTGCCGGCGGCGGTTTCGGTCTATCCGGGGCCCGTCGGCGACCAGATGGGCGCCCTCGATACGGATGTCGCCCCTGGTCGTACACAGGTCTTCGTCAACGGACAGCAGATCGGCACGGTGGACGACTTCGATGGCTTCCCGCGCTACCTGTGGTTAGAGAAGGGCACCTACGACGTGGTGTTCTACCTCGATGGTTACAAAACGCTGGCGCGCCAGTACACCATCTACCCGGGTGTGGTGATCGACGTGGAGGATCGCCTGGAGCGCGGCGAGTCCGTGCGGCCGGAGGACCTGCCTTCGAAATCGACCGCGGTACGCGATGCCCGCTTGCGCGAGGCCGGTGAGAAACAGGCTGCCGAGGCGGACTGGCGGCGCCGGGTGCGGGCCGAGCGGCGCGCCCGCGGCGACCGTCCGGCCGGCGAGCGGCCGGCCTACGAAGCACCGGAAGGGCGCGGCGAGCGGCTACGGCCCGAGGGCAGCGTCGATGCCCGAGCGGAACCGGCGACCATCCGCATGGAGATCGAACCAGCGGACGCGGCGGTCTACCTGAACGGTGAGTTCGTGGGCTCCGGCAAGGACATCGGCGACAGCCTGATCGTCGATGCCGGTCGCCATCGGTTGACCATCGTGCGGCCGGGCTATGCGGATCGCGTGGTCGAGGTGGAGGTCGGCGCCGGCGACGAGACCGAAGTCGATGTGGTGCTGCTCAAGGAGGAGTAG
- a CDS encoding glycosyltransferase yields MSFDFSVVIPTFNRMDTLPEVLTAVEAQKFDAPFELVVVDDGSTDDTPAFLRDREFSVSARLIHQDNAGPAAARNAGVSAAAGRRVAFLGDDTVPQAGWLAAHRAAHRRRGDGPELAVIGYTGWHPRMKLNPFLRYINDWGLQFGYRLIDDPEQVPFNFFYTSNLSLARELLLAEPFDLSFPYAAWEDIETSYRLSERHGMRLVYAPEAVVAHDHPTDLERFAARQEKSGYSAVVFHRLHPELGAFLGVGPEGPPPLPAPGPQRRRELLARALQNLPVKLPGLWESTLRFHYIRGLHRAWQDLQTANEEELT; encoded by the coding sequence ATGAGCTTCGATTTCTCGGTGGTGATTCCCACCTTCAATCGCATGGATACGCTGCCTGAAGTGCTTACGGCGGTTGAGGCACAGAAGTTTGACGCGCCCTTCGAGCTGGTGGTGGTGGACGACGGCTCGACGGACGATACGCCGGCCTTTTTGCGCGACCGGGAATTCTCCGTATCGGCGCGGTTGATTCACCAGGACAATGCCGGGCCGGCGGCGGCGCGCAATGCGGGCGTGTCGGCAGCGGCGGGACGGCGAGTGGCCTTTTTGGGGGACGATACCGTCCCGCAGGCGGGATGGCTGGCCGCCCACCGGGCGGCCCACCGCCGGCGCGGCGATGGGCCGGAGTTGGCGGTGATCGGCTATACCGGCTGGCATCCGCGGATGAAGCTCAATCCATTTCTGCGCTACATCAACGATTGGGGCCTGCAGTTCGGCTATCGACTGATCGACGACCCGGAGCAGGTGCCGTTCAATTTCTTTTACACCTCCAATCTGTCGCTCGCCCGCGAGCTGCTGTTGGCGGAACCCTTCGATCTCTCTTTTCCCTATGCGGCATGGGAAGATATCGAGACCAGCTACCGGCTTTCCGAACGCCACGGCATGCGGTTGGTGTATGCGCCCGAAGCGGTGGTGGCGCACGATCATCCGACGGATCTGGAGCGGTTCGCGGCGCGCCAGGAGAAGTCCGGTTATTCGGCGGTGGTGTTCCATCGGCTGCATCCGGAATTGGGCGCATTTCTGGGGGTCGGGCCGGAGGGTCCACCGCCGCTGCCGGCACCGGGACCGCAGCGCCGCCGGGAGCTTCTGGCCCGCGCCTTGCAGAATCTACCGGTGAAACTACCCGGGCTCTGGGAATCGACCCTGCGGTTCCACTACATCCGGGGACTGCACCGAGCCTGGCAGGACCTTCAGACCGCGAACGAGGAGGAACTCACATGA
- a CDS encoding sigma-70 family RNA polymerase sigma factor: MSLQHPAGSSALPPAMAGAADESPRERVARARAGDEAAREELAHWCRRTAYLLALQLLRNPDDALDVAQDAVLRFFTHLHRFDTDRAVKPWLFAIVRNRVRDMKRWSRVRHHEPMEGLSGEDRPDIIDRRPGPETSAQRRELQAKLWHAIEGLPPAQREILVLRDYQDLTYAEIAKALAIPQGTVMSRLHRARQALRRILEASGAFGDL, translated from the coding sequence ATGAGTCTTCAGCATCCAGCGGGATCCTCCGCGTTGCCCCCGGCCATGGCCGGTGCGGCGGACGAATCGCCACGCGAGCGTGTAGCGCGCGCCCGAGCCGGCGACGAAGCCGCGCGCGAGGAACTCGCCCACTGGTGCCGACGGACGGCTTATCTCCTCGCCCTGCAGTTGCTGCGGAACCCCGACGACGCCCTCGACGTGGCCCAGGACGCGGTTTTGCGCTTCTTCACCCACCTCCACCGGTTCGACACCGACCGGGCGGTCAAGCCGTGGCTCTTTGCCATCGTGCGCAACCGGGTGCGGGACATGAAGCGCTGGAGCCGAGTGCGCCACCACGAGCCCATGGAAGGACTGAGTGGAGAAGACCGCCCGGACATCATCGACCGCCGGCCGGGGCCCGAAACCTCGGCCCAACGGCGCGAGCTACAGGCCAAACTGTGGCACGCCATCGAGGGACTACCCCCGGCGCAGCGCGAGATCCTGGTCCTCCGGGACTACCAGGACTTGACCTACGCCGAGATCGCCAAGGCGCTCGCCATCCCTCAGGGCACCGTCATGTCGCGGTTGCACCGGGCTCGGCAGGCGCTGCGCCGCATCCTCGAAGCATCCGGAGCGTTCGGAGACCTGTAA
- a CDS encoding zf-HC2 domain-containing protein, with amino-acid sequence MPNRTPYNRAPCGRSFAEEQLSGFIDKALSQADAQRVRLHLEDCADCRQDVETLRALRNAAASTEFVLPRDEQWNELPKTRPSRWLRTGGWTSLILWFLALTSFLTWQLATGPETLLEKLLVFGAVLGVILLFLSVLLDRLRHLPGDRYRRVHK; translated from the coding sequence ATGCCGAACCGTACCCCGTACAACCGCGCCCCCTGTGGCCGGTCTTTCGCCGAAGAGCAACTCTCCGGCTTCATCGACAAAGCCCTCTCCCAGGCCGACGCCCAGCGGGTGCGCCTACACCTCGAAGATTGCGCAGACTGCCGTCAAGACGTCGAAACCCTCCGCGCCCTGCGCAACGCCGCGGCCAGCACCGAATTCGTCCTGCCGCGGGACGAGCAATGGAACGAGCTGCCCAAGACCCGTCCGAGCCGCTGGTTGCGCACCGGCGGCTGGACCAGCCTGATTCTCTGGTTCTTGGCGTTGACCTCGTTTCTCACCTGGCAGCTCGCCACCGGGCCGGAGACCCTGCTCGAAAAGCTCCTCGTCTTCGGCGCCGTGCTGGGCGTGATTCTTCTCTTCCTGTCGGTCTTGCTCGACCGCCTCCGCCACCTGCCGGGGGATCGCTATCGGAGGGTTCACAAATGA
- a CDS encoding YbjQ family protein — MIVVTSDDIAHHDIERTLGLVRGNAIRARHIGTDIMAGLRGLIGGEVPEYTKLFAEAREQALDRMVEEAETLGANAIISVRFSTSMVMSGAAELMCYGTAVVVG; from the coding sequence ATGATCGTCGTCACCTCGGACGATATCGCCCATCACGACATCGAACGCACCCTCGGCCTGGTGCGCGGCAACGCCATCCGCGCCCGCCACATCGGTACCGACATCATGGCCGGCCTGCGCGGCCTGATCGGCGGCGAGGTCCCCGAATACACCAAACTCTTCGCCGAAGCCCGCGAACAGGCCCTCGACCGGATGGTCGAAGAAGCCGAAACCCTGGGCGCCAACGCCATCATCAGCGTCCGCTTCTCCACCTCCATGGTGATGTCCGGCGCGGCGGAGTTGATGTGCTACGGAACGGCGGTGGTGGTGGGGTAG
- a CDS encoding type II toxin-antitoxin system VapC family toxin: MIGIDTNVLVRYLTLDDAAQVERVDRRIRVASEAGDFLRIDSFVLCETVWVLDSVYEYSRQEIAAALEQVIDARQFEVDDRDSVRAALGHFRSGGGDFADYLIGERNRRAGCDTTLSFDMDLRKSPLFEAP; encoded by the coding sequence GTGATCGGCATCGATACCAACGTTCTCGTCCGATACCTGACGTTGGATGATGCCGCTCAAGTCGAGCGGGTCGATCGCAGGATCCGAGTGGCTTCAGAGGCAGGCGACTTCCTGCGGATCGACAGCTTCGTTCTGTGCGAGACGGTCTGGGTGCTGGACAGCGTCTACGAGTACTCGCGGCAGGAGATCGCGGCCGCTCTGGAACAGGTCATCGATGCCCGTCAATTCGAAGTCGACGATCGCGACTCCGTGCGTGCCGCACTCGGTCACTTTCGGTCGGGAGGTGGAGACTTCGCGGACTACTTGATCGGCGAGCGGAATCGCCGAGCCGGCTGCGACACGACCCTCTCGTTTGACATGGACCTTCGGAAGTCGCCGCTATTCGAAGCGCCCTGA
- a CDS encoding AbrB/MazE/SpoVT family DNA-binding domain-containing protein yields MTRATITSKGQVTLPKDLRERMSWKTGDRLDFALDASGRVTVELAGGDIRDVRGLLAREGPPPVSVEELNRGIERHVVEKYLRGSKSKT; encoded by the coding sequence ATGACGAGAGCGACGATCACCAGCAAAGGCCAGGTCACCCTTCCGAAGGACTTAAGGGAGCGGATGAGCTGGAAGACCGGAGACCGGCTAGATTTTGCGCTGGATGCCTCCGGCAGGGTGACTGTGGAGCTGGCCGGTGGCGACATCCGAGATGTGCGGGGCTTGTTGGCTCGGGAGGGCCCGCCGCCGGTCTCCGTGGAGGAGCTGAACCGGGGAATCGAGCGGCACGTGGTTGAGAAGTACCTGCGCGGCTCGAAGTCCAAAACGTGA
- a CDS encoding DinB family protein, which produces MTLELSSSINLLRRTPPVLDALLRDTDPAVHRTDEGPDTWSPIVVVGHLIHGEETDWIPRARLILEAAEKAAPPPRFEPYDRFAQFERFGDWSLDRLLDRFAELRRDNLATLAGWSLTESHFALPGEHPELGPVTLGNLLAAWVVHDLGHIVQISRVMAKTYTGEVGPWPEYLTVLGVIGREF; this is translated from the coding sequence ATGACTCTCGAACTGTCCTCTTCCATCAACCTTCTACGCCGCACTCCCCCGGTGCTCGATGCGCTACTCCGCGACACCGACCCCGCAGTGCACCGGACCGATGAAGGCCCAGACACCTGGAGTCCCATCGTCGTCGTCGGTCATCTGATCCACGGCGAGGAGACCGACTGGATTCCCCGCGCTCGCCTCATCCTCGAAGCCGCCGAGAAGGCCGCTCCACCCCCGCGCTTCGAGCCCTATGACCGTTTCGCCCAGTTCGAGCGCTTCGGCGACTGGTCCCTCGACCGGCTGCTCGACCGCTTCGCCGAGCTGCGGCGCGACAACCTGGCGACCCTCGCAGGATGGAGTCTTACGGAATCCCACTTCGCCCTGCCCGGTGAGCACCCGGAGCTGGGCCCCGTCACCCTCGGCAATCTGCTGGCCGCCTGGGTGGTGCACGATCTCGGGCACATCGTCCAGATCTCGCGGGTGATGGCGAAGACCTACACGGGCGAGGTGGGTCCGTGGCCGGAATATCTGACCGTGTTGGGGGTAATAGGGAGAGAGTTCTGA